In Musa acuminata AAA Group cultivar baxijiao chromosome BXJ2-3, Cavendish_Baxijiao_AAA, whole genome shotgun sequence, the following proteins share a genomic window:
- the LOC135606489 gene encoding dehydration-responsive element-binding protein 1C-like has translation MEAFSGDDAAAATVSGTKGTWLYATVSEAPPKRPAGRTKFRETRHPVYKGVRQRGAAGRWVCEVREPNKKSRIWLGTFPTAEMAARAHDVAAMMLRGRSACLNFADSAWRLHVPASFSCSQDIARAAAEAAEAFRPPSDSNATFESSLTMESSASTFPSLSPLATAATPSSVLLEDGIGSQEGVTFDMVSYDGMDLGYCDYSGMAEGALVDSIWDDVAADADVSLWSYSI, from the coding sequence ATGGAGGCGTTTTCTGGTGATGACGCCGCCGCCGCTACTGTCTCAGGAACCAAGGGGACGTGGCTGTACGCGACGGTGTCGGAGGCGCCACCGAAGCGGCCGGCGGGGCGGACCAAGTTCCGGGAGACGCGGCATCCGGTGTACAAGGGCGTGCGCCAGCGGGGGGCCGCCGGGCGGTGGGTGTGCGAGGTGCGGGAGCCGAACAAGAAGTCCAGGATCTGGCTAGGCACGTTCCCCACGGCGGAGATGGCGGCGCGGGCGCACGACGTCGCGGCGATGATGCTACGAGGCCGATCCGCTTGCCTCAACTTCGCGGACTCGGCATGGCGGCTCCACGTGCCGGCCTCGTTCTCCTGCTCCCAGGACATCGCACGGGCCGCCGCCGAGGCCGCCGAGGCGTTCCGGCCTCCGTCGGACTCCAACGCTACCTTTGAATCCTCCTTAACGATGGAGAGCTCAGCGAGTACATTCCCGTCTTTGTCGCCTTTAGCGACGGCGGCCACGCCTTCATCAGTGTTACTGGAAGATGGGATCGGCAGCCAAGAAGGAGTCACATTTGATATGGTGAGTTACGACGGCATGGATTTGGGCTACTGCGACTACTCCGGTATGGCGGAGGGCGCGCTGGTAGATTCCATTTGGGACGACGTGGCCGCTGACGCTGACGTGTCGCTCTGGAGCTACTCCATCTGA